The following are encoded together in the Deltaproteobacteria bacterium genome:
- the smpB gene encoding SsrA-binding protein SmpB: MGIKIICENRKARFNYEILERFEAGMALKGSEVKSLRDGKAHLSDAYGIIQNGEIFLLNAHIAPYTAATFTGHEPLRTRKLLLHAHEIKKLIGKVSEKGLTLIPLKMYFKEGCAKVELALGKSKKTIDKRETIKKRETDRQLRRVMKQNR, from the coding sequence ATGGGTATCAAGATTATCTGTGAGAATAGAAAAGCCCGGTTCAACTACGAAATCCTCGAGCGCTTCGAGGCGGGAATGGCGCTCAAGGGGAGCGAGGTCAAATCGCTTAGGGACGGAAAGGCTCATTTAAGCGACGCCTACGGCATTATTCAAAACGGCGAGATTTTTCTGCTCAACGCCCATATCGCCCCGTACACAGCCGCCACCTTCACCGGCCACGAACCTCTCCGGACGCGAAAACTCCTTTTGCACGCCCACGAGATCAAAAAATTGATCGGCAAGGTGAGCGAAAAAGGCCTCACGCTGATCCCCTTAAAGATGTATTTTAAGGAGGGATGCGCCAAGGTGGAGCTGGCGCTGGGGAAGAGCAAAAAAACAATCGATAAACGCGAGACGATCAAGAAGAGAGAGACCGATCGGCAGTTGCGACGCGTGATGAAACAAAATCGATGA
- a CDS encoding alpha/beta hydrolase, translating into MKTREIKINGLNLNVNFWGNSKKPKLFLFHGWMDMGASFEFVCRDLQKDFYCIAPDLRGFGRSEHVKNPLGYFFYEYIADANEIFNKLAPGEAVKALGHSMGGNIISLYAGAFPERVSHFVNIEGFGIQDMPPSMGPDRMRQWIESPLGKGFKVYKKIPELADRLIQSNPHLPLDRALFLAKHLGKKVKGGFVIAADPKHKMKNPYLFQLENIYAFWEKIQAKCLLISAEQTDMGEWMGGKEDLQREITERYRHFPNGSQTVVMKECGHMIHHEKPGELARLVREFLR; encoded by the coding sequence ATGAAAACCCGCGAAATCAAAATCAACGGCCTCAATCTGAACGTCAATTTCTGGGGAAATTCCAAAAAGCCGAAGCTGTTCCTTTTTCACGGCTGGATGGACATGGGGGCGAGCTTTGAATTTGTCTGCCGTGACCTCCAAAAGGATTTTTACTGCATTGCCCCCGATCTGCGCGGCTTCGGCCGGAGCGAGCACGTCAAAAATCCGCTCGGTTATTTTTTCTATGAATATATCGCCGACGCGAACGAAATCTTCAACAAACTGGCCCCCGGGGAGGCGGTCAAAGCCCTCGGGCATTCAATGGGGGGAAATATTATTTCGCTCTACGCCGGCGCCTTTCCGGAACGGGTGAGTCACTTTGTGAACATCGAGGGATTTGGTATTCAGGACATGCCGCCGTCGATGGGTCCGGACCGGATGCGGCAGTGGATTGAAAGCCCGTTGGGAAAAGGGTTCAAGGTTTACAAAAAAATTCCGGAACTGGCCGATCGGCTCATCCAATCAAACCCGCATCTTCCGTTGGATAGGGCCCTCTTTCTCGCCAAGCATCTCGGAAAAAAAGTGAAAGGGGGCTTTGTTATCGCCGCCGACCCCAAACATAAAATGAAAAATCCCTATCTCTTTCAGTTGGAGAACATTTATGCCTTCTGGGAAAAAATTCAGGCGAAATGCCTCCTGATCTCGGCAGAACAGACCGACATGGGGGAGTGGATGGGGGGAAAAGAGGATCTTCAGCGGGAAATCACCGAACGCTACCGCCATTTTCCCAACGGCTCACAGACCGTGGTGATGAAAGAATGCGGGCATATGATCCATCACGAAAAACCGGGGGAGTTGGCCCGTCTGGTGAGGGAATTTTTGAGATAG